A DNA window from Phoenix dactylifera cultivar Barhee BC4 chromosome 13, palm_55x_up_171113_PBpolish2nd_filt_p, whole genome shotgun sequence contains the following coding sequences:
- the LOC103721666 gene encoding WAT1-related protein At5g07050-like — MEIQGSCGKFFQRCKPYVAMISLQFGYAGMNIITKVSLNHGMSHYVLVVYRHAFAALSIAPFALILERKVRPKITFWIFMQIFMLGLLGPVIDQNFYYAGLKFTSPTFSCAMSNMLPAMTFVMAVLCRMEKVNLKKVRCQAKVIGTLVTVAGAMLMTLYKGPIMEMVWAKHVHPHQANVPAAMDSTDRDWFKGSIFLIIATLAWASLFILQAATLKKYDAPLSLTSLICSVGTLQAVAVTLVMEHKPSAWRIGWDMNLLAAAYAGIVTSSIAYYVQGLVMQERGPVFASAFSPLMMIIVAIMGSFILAEKVYMGGVLGAVLIVAGLYSVLWGKYKENKEKKEQEAMELPMAIKGNEGNGQVMDIMEVDEVELEKAKANNKMISTLDQKVIAVSVPIPESPMKTNEEP; from the exons ATGGAGATCCAAGGAAGCTGTGGCAAATTCTTCCAGAGGTGCAAGCCCTACGTTGCCATGATCTCTCTCCAGTTTGGCTATGCAGGCATGAACATAATCACCAAGGTCTCCCTCAACCATGGCATGAGTCATTACGTTCTCGTTGTGTATCGGCATGCCTTTGCTGCCCTATCGATCGCTCCGTTCGCTCTCATCCTCGAGAG GAAAGTGCGGCCCAAGATCACATTCTGGATTTTCATGCAAATATTCATGCTGGGGTTGCTTGG GCCTGTGATCGACCAAAATTTCTACTATGCCGGCTTGAAGTTCACCTCCCCAACCTTCTCATGTGCGATGAGCAATATGTTGCCGGCCATGACCTTTGTAATGGCAGTCCTCTGCAG GATGGAGAAGGTGAATCTCAAGAAGGTGAGGTGCCAAGCCAAGGTGATTGGCACCCTGGTAACTGTGGCTGGGGCCATGCTGATGACCCTCTACAAGGGACCTATTATGGAGATGGTGTGGGCCAAGCATGTCCATCCTCACCAAGCCAACGTGCCTGCTGCCATGGATTCCACTGATAGGGACTGGTTCAAGGGCTCCATCTTCCTCATCATAGCAACTCTGGCTTGGGCTTCTCTCTTCATCCTCCAG GCAGCAACACTGAAGAAATATGATGCACCCCTCTCCCTCACCTCATTAATCTGCTCTGTGGGAACCCTGCAAGCCGTTGCTGTCACCCTTGTCATGGAACACAAGCCCTCTGCGTGGAGAATCGGCTGGGACATGAACCTTCTTGCTGCTGCCTATGCT GGGATTGTGACATCTAGCATTGCCTACTATGTTCAGGGGCTGGTGATGCAGGAAAGAGGACCAGTCTTCGCCTCTGCCTTCAGCCCACTGATGATGATCATAGTGGCAATTATGGGCTCTTTCATCCTTGCAGAAAAAGTCTATATGGGAGG GGTCCTTGGGGCTGTCTTGATAGTTGCCGGCCTCTACTCAGTTCTCTGGGGGAAGTACAAGGAGaacaaggagaagaaggagcagGAAGCCATGGAGTTACCCATGGCCATAAAGGGCAATGAAGGGAATGGACAGGTCATGGACATCATGGAGGTTGATGAAGTTGAGCTGGAGAAGGCCAAAGCCAACAACAAGATGATCTCCACCCTTGACCAGAAGGTCATAGCAGTTAGTGTCCCAATTCCAGAGAGTCCCATGAAGACCAACGAGGAACCATAA
- the LOC120112933 gene encoding uncharacterized protein LOC120112933 — MPPAGICYERFRRLNPPTFEGGPDPMAAEAWIREIEKMFRALLFPDEVKVRLAASMLTGNAEYWWTAMETAYAVDGLTWRDFKRLFYNQYFSDSVNQSKQNEFLALTQTDRMSVLEYANKFNELGRFCP; from the coding sequence ATGCCACCGGCAGGCATCTGCTATGAGAGGTTTCGCCGACTAAACCCTCCGACCTTTGAGGGTGGGCCTGACCCTATGGCAGCAGAAGCATGGATCCGGGAAATAGAGAAGATGTTCCGAGCTCTTCTTTTCCCCGATGAGGTGAAGGTCCGGCTGGCGGCCTCTATGCTGACAGGAAACGCCGAATACTGGTGGACGGCCATGGAGACGGCTTATGCCGTTGACGGACTTACATGGAGGGACTTCAAGAGGTTGTTTTACAACCAATATTTTTCGGATTCAGTCAACCAGTCTAAGCAGAATGAATTCTTGGCGCTGACCCAGACCGACCGGATGTCTGTTCTGGAGTATGCCAATAAATTCAACGAGCTGGGACGATTTTGCCCCTAG